From a single Osmerus mordax isolate fOsmMor3 chromosome 6, fOsmMor3.pri, whole genome shotgun sequence genomic region:
- the ctsk gene encoding cathepsin K — MLLCGCVLLLLGSTLAHPMDEVSLDTEWENWKTTHNKEYNGLDEEGIRRAIWEKNMRMIEAHNQEAALGMHSYELGMNNLGDMTSEEVAEKMMGLQVPLNRDRGNTFVPDNTVERLPKSIDYRRKGMVTPVKNQGSCGSCWAFSSVGALEGQLMKTTGKLVDLSPQNLVDCVTENNGCGGGYMTNAFNYVRDNQGIDSEAAYPYIGQDETCAYNVSGMTASCRGYKEIPEGNERALTVAVAKVGPVSVGIDATLSTFQFYQKGVYYDRNCNKDDINHAVLAVGYGVTPKGKKYWIVKNSWSESWGNKGYILMARNRGNLCGIANLASYPIM; from the exons ATGCTGCTGTGTGGTTGCGTGCTGCTGCTCTTGGGTTCGACCCTGGCCCATCCAATGGATGAGGTATCCCTGGATACTGAATGGGAGAACTGGAAGACCACCCATAACAAGGAGTACAATGGCCTG GATGAGGAAGGGATCCGGAGAGCCATCTGGGAGAAGAATATGCGCATGATTGAGGCCCACAACCAGGAAGCTGCCCTTGGCATGCATTCCTATGAACTGGGAATGAATAACTTAGGAGACATG ACATCTGAAGAGGTGGCTGAGAAGATGATGGGTCTCCAGGTACCTTTGAATCGGGACCGAGGCAACACTTTTGTTCCTGACAACACTGTGGAAAGGCTCCCCAAGTCCATTGACTACCGCAGGAAAGGCATGGTGACCCCTGTCAAAAACCAG GGTTCGTGTGGATCCTGCTGGGCCTTCAGCTCTGTGGGGGCCCTGGAGGGTCAGCTGATGAAGACCACAGGGAAACTGGTGGACCTCAGCCCCCAGAACCTGGTGGACTGTGTCACTGAAAACAACGGCTGCGGGGGAGGCTACATGACCAACGCGTTCAACTACGTCAGGGATAACCAAGGCATCGACTCAGAGGCCGCCTACCCATACATTGGCCAG GACGAGACATGTGCTTACAACGTGTCTGGCATGACTGCTTCATGCCGCGGGTACAAGGAGATCCCAGAGGGAAATGAGAGAGCACTGACTGTAGCTGTGGCTAAAGTAGGCCCCGTGTCTGTGGGCATTGATGCCACCCTCTCCACTTTCCAGTTCTACCAAAAAG GTGTGTACTATGACCGCAACTGTAACAAGGATGACATCAATCATGCCGTGCTTGCGGTCGGCTATGGGGTCACCCCCAAGGGCAAGAAATACTGGATTGTTAAGAACAG CTGGAGTGAGAGCTGGGGCAACAAAGGGTACATCCTCATGGCACGAAACCGTGGCAATCTCTGTGGCATCGCCAACCTTGCCAGTTACCCTATCATGTGA
- the onecutl gene encoding one cut domain, family member, like, which yields MDGSLGEMSIHSHSELAHSQDGRAILHSRDLSAAFPRPSLGGPSMSLEPEHRPPGFDHSMSALGYGGDAPSSCGSTYTTLTPLQPFDDKFHHHHHHHPCLPVSNVIGSFTLMREDRGLGSNFYNPYGKDLAMAQSLSPPSTGSGLATPMHGYGSLGNSPNGNPGQMLPSSYEVHGGNIFCRTADFGRDMSPPGLGNDSSLGHQLNKMESQQHAPNHHPHIYSQHYQHPHPSQQSSKAGEHPYSSASSSSLSSPCEGMLPSSQGGGGAAGEEINTRDVAQRIITELKRYSIPQAIFAERVLCRSQGTLSDLLRNPKPWGKLKSGRETFKRMSRWLQEPEFQRMASLRLEACKRKEQEQSKLERNQGPKRTRLVFTDLQRRTLMAIFRENHRPAKDLQVTISQQLGLELSTVSNFFMNARRRNINKWADEGRPSSTGSSGSSMSSSAVSCSTA from the exons ATGGATGGAAGCCTAGGGGAGATGTCCATCCACAGCCACTCTGAGCTTGCACATAGCCAAGATGGCAGGGCTATACTGCATTCAAGGGACCTTTCAGCAGCGTTCCCCAGGCCCTCCCTCGGGGGCCCTTCCATGTCCCTGGAGCCCGAGCACCGACCTCCAGGCTTCGACCACTCCATGTCTGCGCTGGGCTATGGAGGCGACGCTCCGTCTAGCTGTGGCAGCACGTACACCACCCTTACTCCCCTGCAGCCTTTCGATGACAAatttcaccatcaccaccaccatcatccctgccttcCGGTCAGCAACGTCATTGGGAGCTTTACTCTTATGCGCGAGGACAGAGGCCTTGGCAGCAACTTCTACAACCCCTATGGCAAGGATCTGGCAATGGCACAAagcctctccccaccctccacagGCTCTGGCTTGGCTACTCCAATGCACGGCTATGGCAGCTTGGGAAACAGCCCCAATGGCAACCCTGGCCAGATGCTTCCAAGCAGCTATGAGGTCCATGGTGGAAACATCTTCTGCCGGACGGCGGACTTTGGTCGGGACATGTCCCCACCAGGGCTTGGAAACGACTCTTCACTTGGCCATCAGCTAAACAAGATGGAGTCCCAGCAGCATGCACCCAACCACCACCCTCACATCTACAGCCAGCACTAccagcacccccaccccagtCAGCAGTCTTCCAAGGCAGGGGAGCACCCCTACTCCTCCGcctcgtcctcttccttgtcttcGCCCTGTGAGGGCATGCTGCCCAGCTcccagggaggtgggggtgcagCTGGAGAGGAGATCAACACCAGGGATGTGGCCCAGAGGATCATCACTGAGCTGAAGAGGTACAGCATCCCTCAAGCCATCTTTGCAGAAAGGGTGCTCTGTAGGTCACAGGGTACTCTGTCTGACCTCTTGAGAAACCCAAAGCCCTGGGGCAAGCTCAAGTCTGGCCGTGAGACCTTCAAGAGGATGTCCCGCTGGCTCCAGGAACCAGAGTTTCAAAGGATGGCCTCTCTGAGACTGGAGG CTTGCAAACGGAAGGAACAGGAGCAGAGTAAACTGGAGCGCAACCAGGGGCCGAAGCGCACCAGACTGGTGTTCACTGACCTGCAGCGGCGTACACTCATGGCCATCTTCAGGGAGAACCACCGGCCCGCCAAAGACCTGCAGGTTACCATCTCCCAGCAGCTTGGCCTGGAGCTCTCCACCGTCAGCAACTTCTTCATGAACGCCCGGCGCCGCAACATCAACAAGTGGGCGGACGAGGGCcgcccctcctccaccggctCCTCAGGCTCCAGCATGTCCTCCTCTGCCGTGTCCTGCAGCACAGCCTGA
- the ctss2.1 gene encoding cathepsin S, ortholog2, tandem duplicate 1 — protein sequence MYTDTMLGSLLLVAMCGVAAALDAKLDLHWQMWKKQHGKNYKTEVEELGRREVWERNLQLISLHNLEASMGMHTYDLGMNHMGDMTEEEILQSFASLKVPADLKREPSAFVASSGTPVPDTVDWRQKGYVTQVKNQGSCGSCWAFSSVGALEGQLMRTTGKLLDLSPQNLVDCSSKYGNKGCNGGFMSEAFQYVIDNKGIDSDTSYPYQGVQGTCHYNPSYRSANCTRYSFLPEGDETTLKQAVAMIGPISVAIDATRPSFILWRSGVYNDLTCTQKINHAVLVVGYGTLDGQDYWLVKNSWGTRFGENGYIRMSRNRNNQCGIALYGCYPIM from the exons ATGTATACAGACACAATGTTGGGGAGCCTTCTGCTAGTTGCGATGTGTGGGGTGGCAGCGGCCTTGGATGCCAAACTGGATTTACACTGGCAGATGTGGAAAAAGCAACATGGAAAGAACTACAAGACTGAG GTTGAAGAGTTAGGCAGACGGGAGGTCTGGGAGAGAAATCTTCAGCTGATCAGCCTACACAACCTGGAGGCATCTATGGGAATGCACACCTATGACCTCGGCATGAACCATATGGGAGACATG ACTGAAGAGGAAATTCTTCAGTCTTTTGCCTCTTTGAAAGTCCCTGCTGACCTCAAGAGGGAGCCCTCTGCATTTGTGGCCTCATCAGGCACCCCTGTGCCTGACACAGTGGACTGGAGACAGAAAGGCTATGTCACACAAGTCAAAAACCAG GGTTCGTGTGGATCCTGCTGGGCCTTCAGCTCTGTGGGGGCCCTGGAGGGTCAGCTGATGAGGACCACAGGGAAACTGTTGGACCTCAGCCCCCAGAACCTGGTGGACTGCTCCTCCAAATATGGCAACAAGGGCTGCAATGGAGGCTTCATGAGCGAGGCTTTCCAGTACGTCATTGACAACAAAGGCATTGACTCAGACACGTCTTACCCATACCAAGGAGTT CAAGGAACTTGCCACTACAACCCCTCCTACCGCTCTGCCAACTGCACCAGATACAGTTTCTTGCCAGAGGGAGATGAAACAACCTTAAAGCAGGCTGTGGCTATGATTGGACCAATCTCTGTCGCCATTGATGCTACTCGACCCAGTTTTATCCTCTGGCGCAGTG GAGTTTACAATGACCTAACCTGCACACAGAAGATTAACCATGCTGTCCTTGTTGTGGGGTATGGCACACTAGATGGACAGGACTACTGGCTTGTGAAGAACAG CTGGGGAACAAGATTTGGAGAAAATGGGTACATCCGGATGTCTCGTAACAGAAACAACCAGTGTGGCATTGCTCTGTACGGATGCTACCCCATCATGTAA